The nucleotide window CAACGTGACATTCATGCCAATGTTCTTCCTTGGACTTGACGGTGCGGTCCGCCGCGCGTACACGTACTCAGCTGAAACTGGGTTTGGTCCATTAATGATGATTTCTGCAGTTGGTTCAGTGATTCTTGCAGCAGGCTTTGCGGCTCTTGTATACAATATCTACTGGAGTGCACGGTACGCTGACCGCAATATCGGAAATGACCCATGGGATGCAAGAACGCTCGAGTGGGCAACAGCTACACCTGTACAGCACTATAACTTTGCTTCCCTCCCTGAGGTTACGAAGCTTGATGCATTCTGGCATATGAAAAAGAACAATGAACTTCAGCCTCTTGCTGAAGATGAAATTGAAGAAATCCACTTGCCAAGTAACACATGGATCCCGATCTATATGGGTGTAGTATTCGGAATTTCCGGATTCCTGCTTGTTTTCGAATGGACGATTGCTGCTGGGGTTGCCGCTCTAGGTATTCTCGCAGGACTTGCCTTCCGTTCATTTGACTATGATGAAGGCTTCCATGTGCACAAGGATGAAGTCTTTGAAACAGAAAATAAATGGAGAAAAGGTGCGAACAAAGGAGTGAAGAACCATGTCAGCTAAAGTCAATGCCGCTTTACCGCTTGAATACCAGACAGAACAAAACAGGATGAATATCCTTGGATTCTGGGTCTTCCTTGGTGCGGAAATCGTGCTCTTCGCTACCCTTTTCGGAGTGTATGGAGTGCTCGGTGAACGTTATGCCGGAGGACCTACACAGCAGGATATTTTCGTAGTAACAGATGTTATGATTCAGACGTTTTTGCTTTTGACAAGCAGCTTTACTATGGGAATCTCGATCTTTGAAATGCGACGCAGCAATATCAAAGGCATGCTGATGTGGTTAGTCTTTACACTGCTGCTAGGCGGCGGATTCCTTTTCATGGAGATCCGCGAATTCATGCACTATGTGCATGAAGGTGCAACAATGCAGACAAGCGCATTTCTATCCAGTTTCTTCGTTTTGCTTGGAACACACGGATTGCACGTTACCATCGGGATTGGCTGGGCGATCCTGCTGATTATCCAGATCGTGCAGCGAGGATTGACACCAATCACAGCACGCAAAGCATTCATCTTTGGACTGTACTGGCATTTCCTTGATGTCGTTTGGATTTTCATCTTCACTTTCGTATATCTTAGAGGGTTGGTGATGTAATATGGATAATCATTCTAAAGGCTTCCCGCTCGGGCATGTCATCGGGTTCTTCATGTCACTCGTCCTGACATTCGGCGCAGCATGGATTGCCCTTCAGAGCTCTTTATCAATGAAGGCAGTCATGTGGATCATCGGTACACTGGCAGTTGTCCAGGCCGGAATCCAGCTATACATGTTCATGCACATCAATGAAGGCGATGATAAAGTAACCAATAATATCAATATTATCTATTCAGCTTTTATCGCTGTCGTCATTGTTGCAGGATCCATCTGGGTTATGACATCAGGACACTCACACTAAAACAAATGAGACCAGGCACCATTTTTGTGGGTGACCTGGTCTCATTTGTTTTTTTGTCTTTACCTTACCTTACTTCGGACAAATTTGGCTTGAGTGGACGAGATGTTGTCCGAACTTGGCCTTACTTCGGACAAGTTTGGCTTGAGTGGACAATATTTTGTTCGAACTTGGTCTTACTTCGGACAAATTCGGCTTGAGCCGTCGAGATTTTGTCCGAACATGGTCTTACTTCGGACAAATTCGGCTTGAGCGGACGATATTTTGTCCGAACTTGGTCTAGCTTCGGACAAGTTTGGCTTGAGTGGACAATATTTTGTTCGAACTTGGTCTTACTTCGGACAAATTTGGCTTGAGCCGTCGATATTTTGTCCGAACATGGTCTTACTTCGGACAAATTCGGCTTGAGCGGACTATATTTTGTCCGAACTTGGTCTAGCTTCGGACAAGTTTGGCTTGAGCAGACTATATTTTGTCCGAACTTGGTCTAGCTTCGGACAAGTTTGGCTTGAGTGGACAATATTTTGTCCGAACTTGGTCTTACTTCGGACAAATTTGGCTTGAGTGGACTATATTTTGTCCGAACTTGGTCTTGCTTCGGACAAGTTTGGCTTGAGTGGACAATATTTTGTCCGAACTTGGTCTTACTTCGGACAAATTTGGCTTGAGTGGACTATATTTTGTCCGAACATGGTTTTGTTTCGGACAAATTTGGCTTGAGCGGACGAGATTTTGTCCGAACTTGGCCTTACTTCGGACAGATTTGGCTTGAGCGGACGAGATGTTGTCCGAACTTGGCCTTACTTCGGACAAGTTTGGCTTGAGCGGACGAGATTTTGTCCGAACTTGATCCTACTTCGGACAGATTTGGCTTGAGCGGTCGGGATTTTGTCCGAACTTGACCTTGCTTCATAAAAATATCACTTGCTAAATTAACTAAATCTTCGCCATCTCCCCTTTACGACCTTTGATTAGGCGTAATCGGGGCAGCTTTCCTTCCTTCTTGAATAAAGAAAACATCGCGAAATTAAATGCTGCAAGGAACAGTGACAATACAGCATGCTGGAATCCATGTGATAACAACGCTAAGAATCCGCTTACAAGACAATATAAACCAACAATTAAATAAAAGTACATAAGAAGTTTTCCCACTTCTCATTCCCCCACTATTTCGTTTTTATTTTTTATATTAACAGAATTTAATAAAAAATGTCACATAATGTTCACAATTAACACTAAATTTTTTTACAATTTACTTTTTCTCATATTGCTTGACTCTTCTACCCGCCATGCTATTATGATTAATGAAGAATTAAATAACAAAATTTTACCACTAGGGGTGCCTTTGAATTAAAGGCTGAGATTAAAGTGAGACTTTGAGACCCTTGGAACCTGATCTGGTTTACACCAGCGTAGGAAAGTGGACTTTGGGACGTTTTTATGTTGTGCCAATTCAACCACTTTCTTTGAAAGTGGTTTTTTTATTGGGTTAAAAAGGATGAGGAGGAGCTTCAAATGAAAAAATTCACTGAAGAATTAAAGAAACAAGCAGAACCAATATGGCAGGCAAATTTTGAACACCCTTTTATTAAGGGAATCGCTAATGGAAATTTAGCATTGGAGTCCTTTCGCTATTATGTGTTACAGGATTCCTATTATCTTTCCCATTTTGCCAGGATACAGGCAATCGGAGCGTCAAGAGCAGATGATTTGTTCACGACCTCCAGAATGGCGACTCATTCGTTGGGAACTTATGAAGCTGAGCTTGGTCTGCACGAAACTTTTCTTAAGCAACTCGGAGTGACAAAACAAGAAATAGCAGAGTTTATTCCCTCTCCTACTGCCTATGCGTACACATCCCATCTTTATCGGGTTGCTGCTTCAGGGAGCCTGTCTGAAATCATCGCAGCCATCCTGCCATGCTACTGGATTTATCATGAGATTGGCCAATTGTTGAAGGAATCCACTCCCAATGTCCAAATTTATCAAGAATGGATAAACGCATATGGCGGAGATTGGTTCAGTGAATTGGTAAATGAACAATTAAACAGACTTAATGTTCTTGCGTTGGAATCCCCAGAATCGGAAAAAGAAAAGATGAAACAGCATTTTATCATCAGCAGCCAGTATGAATTCATGTTTTGGGACATGGCATACAATCAGGAAAAATGGCCTGTTGCCTTATAAAACGAACGTAAAAAACAACGGGGCTACTTCCCGTTGTTTTTCATCCAATTCATACCTGTATTTTCCCTAAAAAGATGGCTTCGACAAAGAACAATTTCCAACCAGAGGCTGCAGCCTTGGTTCATAGTAGCTTAAATTGGCGAGAAAGTAACAAGTCTCCGGAAAGTGATGCTCAAGAAAGCGCAGATTGGATTTATTCAAAAGCGTTTTGTCTTTATACTTCTGCACCATATTCTTAACAAACTGATTCATCTCCTGGGTCGTCTTTCCTACTTCAAAGATGAATTCCTGCTGGCGCGCAAATCCTGGCTGCTTCACCCGTAAATAATTTTTCAAATGATGATTTTGGACAATATAAAGTTGAAATCTGCGTTTGTACTCTTGCGCTGCTGTATTTGATCCGACTTCTATCGGATCCAGCAAATTTTCAAAAAGAACCGCATGACCAAGCTGATCTTCAAGCCAAAGGTCCATAATCTCTGTAACGGTCAACCTTACTGGCTCCTGTCCTTGTACCAAATAGCTCAATATTCGTAAATATTCCTGATTTTCACTTAGCGTTCCGTTCAAATAAGTTGGTGACAAGTTCAAATTAACTTTATTATCTATCCGTAATGACTGCATTGTACCCTCAAAATCATAATAACTTTTAGCGACCTGCCATGCTTTTCTTGAAAAATCAATCATTTGACTGTCCTGGTAGTCAGCATCACGAGGAATCGATCGTAAACCAACTAACAATTCGTCATACAAACGTATAAATTGCCTGGCGATTTCTACATACTCCGTTTCATTCGGAGACAGCCCATCCCTGACAAAATATGCGTGATCCTGAAGCATTTCAAGCCAAAATGCATGTTCATCCCATAGAGAAATCATCTCTTTCCCCTCCTTTTCCCTTCTTATACTTACTGTTCAAGAGAGAAAGAAATGATGACCTCATGAAACTTTTTAATACTTTTAGCTTAATTTGAGATACTAAGAAAAACAATCTCTATTCTCTCCCTAAAGGTGTGGCTAATGAAAAATTTAAAACTTTACATAATTTTAATGACTGTACTGCCCTGGCTGTCACTGCCTCTGCTTGGCAAACAAACATTCAGAAAGTTCCTTCCAGGTACGTTATTCATGGCAATATATTTAATCTTTGAAGGAAGATTTGCTGAAAAGAGAAAATGGTGGTGGTTTCCATTTAAAATTAAACCAAACGTTGTGGGTGAACTGCCTCTAATCTGGGGTCCGTTTTTTATAGGCTCTTTCTGGATCATGAAATACACTTACAAAAAATTTAATCTGTATTTATTGGTCAATATCTTGATTGACTCACTGTTTACTTATTACGGACTGAACATCTTTAAGAAATTCGGCTATGTCTCATTGGTTCGCTTAACAAAATTCCAGTTATCTATTGTATTTTTAATCAAAACCTTAGTTTTATATGGATTTCAGGTATTTTATGACAAAGTCATACGGCGACAATCAGACAGCACCTACCAATAATTATTTTTGAATTGAACATAATAAGAAGGTCATTGATAAAACAAGGAAAGTGAGTTGAATGGTATGGCGAGACAAGGTATGCACAATAGGGATCAAACAAGAGAACAAACAGAGAAGCATGATAAAAGTAATGACATGGAGCTTGGTGCAGAGTTCCAGGTTGGGAATTCAAAATCGCAAAGCCAGAAAAAAAGCGGGAAACAAGTAAATAAAAAGTAGAAGAAAGACGCCCTTTAACCCGGGTGTCTCTTCTTCTTTGCTCAGAATCTTAATAGTTTTTTAACTCCATGCTCAAAAGGAACATAATACCAAATATCTTCTTTTCAAATTTAAGTTTTAGGATAGTATACACGGGGAACGAACGTAATAAGAATGATATGGGAGGTGCTTAATATGAGTTTGTTGTACAGCAAGGCTATGGAAGCTTTTAAAAATGATGCAAAGCGACAGTCTGAGTATCAACAGAAAACTTATAGCAAGGCAAAATAGCTGTTCCGCCTTATGTTTGTCTATTCATCTTCTTGTCATCCTGCCAATGAGGATGATTTTTTTTGACTCTTTTTCGTAAAGATTTCATGGATATCCCTAGCTATTGAATTTTGTTTTATATTGTTGCAAATAACCCGTACTATCAAGCTCAATATTGCCGTATAAACGAAACTTGAAAACAGCAGAAAGGTTACACTAGTGGAAAAGCGATGTACCTAGAGTTAGTAAAATACAGAATCCCCAATGATAAATTAAGCTCTAAATCAACATGGCAGGTTTCAAAACAGCAGGTTTCAAAACCCTCAAAATATCACTCCTGTAAAAACTTTTCCTTTTCTCTTTTCATGTTAAGCAACAAAAATCCTCTTTTTATCAAACTTCTATACCTATTCTCAAAACAAAAAAGAACGAAACCATGTAGATTTCGTTCTAATTCTTATAAATTTTCGATAAAGACCCTGATGACATCAGCGCCACCTATGAAGGTTCCAAGTGAGCTTCCCAGATTGGCTAGTACGACGATCAGCAATACCCGGCTGACTTTGTTTCGCCAAAATCCTTTTAAGCTAAAAACATCTTCAGAAAGTGTCTCGAAGTCCTTAACATTTGGTCTGCGGATATAAGCCTGTGTCAAACCGGCAAACCAGCCTGCAGCTAGCAATGGATTTAACGAAGTGATCGGTGCCGCGATAAATGCTGTCAATATGGTCAGTGGATGCCCCATAGCGATAGCAGCTCCCAGGGCGGAAAGGCTTCCGTTCCATAAAATCCAGCTGACTGTCTGAGCAAGACCAGCAGATGGGTTAGCCAAAAAAGTATAGACGATAATCGCCAGAATCAATACAGGAATGCTCCAGCCAATGACTTTTGGCCAATTGGATTTCGGCGGTAACGCTATTAGTTTTTTCAAATCATGATCTTTTTTGATTTCTTCTTTGATACCCGGTACGTGTGCAGCCCCTAGGACAGCGACAATTCTTTCACCAGGTGCGTCCTTGATTTTCTGAGCTAAGTATTGGTCACGCTCGTCAATCAATGGCTTTTTCAACCGAGGAAATGTCTCCGTGAATTCATTTAGCATCGCATTGATTGTATCCTGTTCCTTCAGCTTTTCCAGTTCTTCTTCTGAGATGCTGTCCCTGCTGAAGATGCTGGTAATGATTTGGCTGAGCAGAAGTGCTTTCCCCTTCAAGCCAAGATTTCCCCAGATTCTTGAAAAAGTAATCTGGATATTGCGATCTGCAAGCACAAGTGTTGCCCCGACTTCTTTCGCCGATTCAATCCCCTGGATCATCTCTTGACCTGCTTTAATACCAAGTTCCTTCGCCATGCGATTTTGGAAAGATGAAATAGCAAGGTTCATCAATAATAAAGAAGCACGTTTTTCTTTGATGACCTGGATGATATCCATCTCCTGCCACTTTGAGCCCTCGGAGATTGTCTTGTAGCGCTGCTCGTCCAATTCGACACAGACTGAATCCGGTCTTTCAGCTTCAATGACTTCCTTAACCTGCTCTGCACTGTGCTTGGAGACATGTGCAGTTCCAATCAATATGTATTCCTTGCCATTCATTTCAATTCTCGTTATATTTTCCTCGATCATAGATACCTTCCTTTTACTAGACCCATGCAAGCCAACTTAATGATTATAATCTATGTTTCATTTTACCATTATAACATGAACAATAGTCTGAAATATAAAGATTATTTACCAACATGCCCATACTCAATACAGTTCAGGATTCGGACATTTGCCGAAGAAAAATAAAAACCGCACAACAGTCATCGAGTGACTCCTCTGCGGTCAGATAATCCATTTATTTTGAATAACTTGTTTTTATCGAGGATGATTTCCTGTTACTCATCATTTTCTTCACGATTGGATAAAGAACAGGTCCCCATTTTAGCGCGGTTTTGATTATTTTTTTCATGAATCATCCCTCCTCAGTCTTAGTACTTATATACCCTGACTTACTAAAAGGCAATCCTGCATGATTTTGGTAATCTTGGCTATTATTTAGCAGGAGAAAGTTCATCTTCAGTTACCCACTGATGGTTCGTCACTTTTTCAGAGCCATCTGTTGGTACGAAATCGACCATGTAGACTGTCATTTCTTCAGCTGAATCGATGATTGCCTTTGCCCCTTTCATACCTTCCATATGATCAGTATGGATTGTAACCTCATCCCCTGGCTTTAATGGTTCATCTCCGGCATCAAGCAGTTCTTCATGGATTACCCACTTATGCTTTTCCACTCGGTCTCCACCATTGGTAGGGTCATAGGACAATGAGTAGACGACAGTGTCATACGCCCCAACGATCTCGGCTTCAGCCCCATCCATGCCTGGCATGTGATCTTCCGTGATGATTGCTTTGCTTCCAACTTTGTATGTTGGATTCGCGGCTTCCTGCAGACCTTCAGGCAATTCACCTGAACCTGAATGTTCCATATTGGCATGGCTGCTGTGATCTTCAGTCTTTGTTTTATCATCTTCACCAGAACATGCTGTAAAAAATAGTGCGCTTGTTATTGATAATACGATTGCTAACCTGTTGTTTCTTTTCATACGAAAGATTCCTCCTTATTTTATAAAAAATTTATATCATGTATTTATGCAGATTTTATCGAGTGCATTGCCTGGCAGCTGAACAACCAATTTTCAAAAAGTTTTAACCACCTTAAAAATAGGTAAATCCCTGTTATAACATTAAAGTAGGGAGATTCTATGACATCAAGATTTTTCAAAGTAATTATTCTATTATTTATCATTTATCCTTCCATCAACGAGACTTTGACAGAAGCAGCAAGTGGCCGGCAGGTAATTCTTATTTCTTTTGACGGCATGCGTAATGACCTCACCCGGAGTTATGTAAAAGACGGTAAACTGCCTAATATAAAGAATGTTATCGAAAAAGGAACTATGGCCAAATATGCAAAGACGGTAACCCCTTCTCTTACTGCCCCATCACACGCAGCTATTGCAACCGGCGCAACACCGCTTAAAACATCCATCGTCAGCAATGCGTGGCAGCAGAAAGGTGCAACATTGACGAACCAGAAAAATGCATTCTTAAGCGAGTTTGAAGTAGAACCACTCTGGGTCGCAGCAAGGAAACAGGGGAAAACCACTGCAACGGTTGCATTTGCCGGGGCGAATCCTGCTACTGGCAAGCAGGCGGATTATACGATTTATTATGGAGATACACTATCCCCAAGCAAACAGGAAAAACTAAAATTTACAGAAGCTTCAGGGTGGAGTAACACTCCGAAAAGCTATAGTCCATTAATGGAATCATCATTCAATATAAAGTTCGAGGACAGTGAGAACAAAGAAATTTATATACTTGCCTTCGATTCAAGTAACGATGAGAAAAAGACATACGACAAATTTATTATCTCTGAAAATAAGACAAACCATTCTAGCGGAGTAAGTTCAAAAGATTGGGAATCTGTCGGTCTTGAATTGGAAGAGGAGAAGAAAGCGGGATTCTGGCTTAAATTCACTTCAACGGACCCGGCATTGGAAAAGGAAGCTTTAATGTACCGTTCGGCAGTGACGTCAGGTTTAATTGAAGGACCAGAAGGATTTCATGAACGAATTAGGGACAAATTTGGTTTTTTTCCGCCTCAAGACGATGACATCGCCCTGGACAAGGGCTGGATCTCCAGGAAAGAATATGAGGAAATTACAGAGAGGTTCGTGAACTGGGTTACAGATGTGTCCCTTTTTATCAAAAATGAGTACCAGCCGGATTTACTGATGTTTTATGCACCGCAAATTGACCATCAGGAGCATAAGTACTTAATGACAGATCCAAGGCAGCCCGGCTATACGCCTGAAAAATCGAAAAAGTATATGGAGTATATCCAATGGTCTTATAAAGTTGCAGACAGTGTCGTCGGCAAAACGGTCGAGTCACTGGACGAGAACGACCATCTCTTCATTGTTTCAGACCATGGCATGGAGCCGGCACATTCAGCACTAGAGCCGAATAAGGTTCTAAAGGACAATGGACTTCTTGTATTAGATTCCGACGGCAAGATTGATTATAAAAAATCCAAAGCAATTGCGATGCCAAGCGGTTCAGCAGCGCACGTATATATCAACCTGAAGTCGAGAGAAAAGCATGGTATAGTTCCAGTGGAAGATTATGAAAACGTCCACAATGAAATCATTCAAGCTTTTAAAGGGGTCAAGGTGAACAGGAATGAAAACGGCCCTGTGATCAGGCATCAGCTGAAAGAAATATGGGACAGCACCGTGAACTTCTCACTCAACGCCGTAAAAGAGAATACAAAAGACTTATTCGGTTATCTTGTTAACGCTGATGTCCACCCCTACCAGGATATAAATAAAATATCTCTAGATGAAAAATCGAAGGACAATAATGCCGGAGATATTTTATTAATGGCCGCTCCTGGATATATAATGGGGCAAGGGGAAGCCAATATCGTAAAGCCAGCAGCGGACCTCGGTACACATGGAGGAAACCCTAATCGGGAGAAACTGAAAGCAGTATTTATGGCAATGGGACCTGACATTGACCGAGGAAAAAAAATAGGACCGATATCCAATCTTGATATAGCACCAACGATTTATGACCTTCTTGAACTGCAAACCCCAAATCAAGTAGAAGGCAAGAAAATTAAAAATTTATCGCAATAACCTGCAGAGGCGAATCACGATTCACTTGGTTCGCCTTTTTTCAATCCTTTAGCGGTAAGTCACATTCGTGAAAAGTTGATACAAATAAATTACTGTAAAATACAAAAATCCAGGCATGCGCCTGGATTCATTTAGAAAGCCCAATCACCAAGAGGTGTCATCTTTCGGTTCTGCTTGCAGCTCTCGCATACATGAAGCCT belongs to Mesobacillus subterraneus and includes:
- the qoxC gene encoding cytochrome aa3 quinol oxidase subunit III, with translation MSAKVNAALPLEYQTEQNRMNILGFWVFLGAEIVLFATLFGVYGVLGERYAGGPTQQDIFVVTDVMIQTFLLLTSSFTMGISIFEMRRSNIKGMLMWLVFTLLLGGGFLFMEIREFMHYVHEGATMQTSAFLSSFFVLLGTHGLHVTIGIGWAILLIIQIVQRGLTPITARKAFIFGLYWHFLDVVWIFIFTFVYLRGLVM
- the qoxD gene encoding cytochrome aa3 quinol oxidase subunit IV — translated: MDNHSKGFPLGHVIGFFMSLVLTFGAAWIALQSSLSMKAVMWIIGTLAVVQAGIQLYMFMHINEGDDKVTNNINIIYSAFIAVVIVAGSIWVMTSGHSH
- the tenA gene encoding thiaminase II is translated as MKKFTEELKKQAEPIWQANFEHPFIKGIANGNLALESFRYYVLQDSYYLSHFARIQAIGASRADDLFTTSRMATHSLGTYEAELGLHETFLKQLGVTKQEIAEFIPSPTAYAYTSHLYRVAASGSLSEIIAAILPCYWIYHEIGQLLKESTPNVQIYQEWINAYGGDWFSELVNEQLNRLNVLALESPESEKEKMKQHFIISSQYEFMFWDMAYNQEKWPVAL
- a CDS encoding DUF2935 domain-containing protein, which codes for MISLWDEHAFWLEMLQDHAYFVRDGLSPNETEYVEIARQFIRLYDELLVGLRSIPRDADYQDSQMIDFSRKAWQVAKSYYDFEGTMQSLRIDNKVNLNLSPTYLNGTLSENQEYLRILSYLVQGQEPVRLTVTEIMDLWLEDQLGHAVLFENLLDPIEVGSNTAAQEYKRRFQLYIVQNHHLKNYLRVKQPGFARQQEFIFEVGKTTQEMNQFVKNMVQKYKDKTLLNKSNLRFLEHHFPETCYFLANLSYYEPRLQPLVGNCSLSKPSF
- a CDS encoding TraB/GumN family protein, coding for MIEENITRIEMNGKEYILIGTAHVSKHSAEQVKEVIEAERPDSVCVELDEQRYKTISEGSKWQEMDIIQVIKEKRASLLLMNLAISSFQNRMAKELGIKAGQEMIQGIESAKEVGATLVLADRNIQITFSRIWGNLGLKGKALLLSQIITSIFSRDSISEEELEKLKEQDTINAMLNEFTETFPRLKKPLIDERDQYLAQKIKDAPGERIVAVLGAAHVPGIKEEIKKDHDLKKLIALPPKSNWPKVIGWSIPVLILAIIVYTFLANPSAGLAQTVSWILWNGSLSALGAAIAMGHPLTILTAFIAAPITSLNPLLAAGWFAGLTQAYIRRPNVKDFETLSEDVFSLKGFWRNKVSRVLLIVVLANLGSSLGTFIGGADVIRVFIENL
- a CDS encoding YdhK family protein — protein: MKRNNRLAIVLSITSALFFTACSGEDDKTKTEDHSSHANMEHSGSGELPEGLQEAANPTYKVGSKAIITEDHMPGMDGAEAEIVGAYDTVVYSLSYDPTNGGDRVEKHKWVIHEELLDAGDEPLKPGDEVTIHTDHMEGMKGAKAIIDSAEEMTVYMVDFVPTDGSEKVTNHQWVTEDELSPAK
- a CDS encoding alkaline phosphatase family protein, whose amino-acid sequence is MTSRFFKVIILLFIIYPSINETLTEAASGRQVILISFDGMRNDLTRSYVKDGKLPNIKNVIEKGTMAKYAKTVTPSLTAPSHAAIATGATPLKTSIVSNAWQQKGATLTNQKNAFLSEFEVEPLWVAARKQGKTTATVAFAGANPATGKQADYTIYYGDTLSPSKQEKLKFTEASGWSNTPKSYSPLMESSFNIKFEDSENKEIYILAFDSSNDEKKTYDKFIISENKTNHSSGVSSKDWESVGLELEEEKKAGFWLKFTSTDPALEKEALMYRSAVTSGLIEGPEGFHERIRDKFGFFPPQDDDIALDKGWISRKEYEEITERFVNWVTDVSLFIKNEYQPDLLMFYAPQIDHQEHKYLMTDPRQPGYTPEKSKKYMEYIQWSYKVADSVVGKTVESLDENDHLFIVSDHGMEPAHSALEPNKVLKDNGLLVLDSDGKIDYKKSKAIAMPSGSAAHVYINLKSREKHGIVPVEDYENVHNEIIQAFKGVKVNRNENGPVIRHQLKEIWDSTVNFSLNAVKENTKDLFGYLVNADVHPYQDINKISLDEKSKDNNAGDILLMAAPGYIMGQGEANIVKPAADLGTHGGNPNREKLKAVFMAMGPDIDRGKKIGPISNLDIAPTIYDLLELQTPNQVEGKKIKNLSQ